From the Porites lutea chromosome 5, jaPorLute2.1, whole genome shotgun sequence genome, the window TTACAGTCACCTGGAGAGAAGATGAAGCAAATTCAACCATCTCCTTTTTACATCTTAAGGCCAAGTTAAACCACCTCTTTTACAATGACCGCTACTGAATAAGACTAATAAGAATACAATACGTTTAGATCTACGGCTTAACGCTGCCATAGGGAATTGTCTGtaatttctttcaaaaacttaAATGCAACCGTTAGACCTGACTGGCTGTCAAAATTACCAATAGTGTCCTTTGTCAAACACCAATCTAATTTCACTAAGATAAGGTTCGCAATAAAGCAGGACCGTAAGGATTCAAAGAGCCCTTCAAACCCTCAGCTGACTTACACTGCGAGCTGACTTACTTGTGCAAAATTTTCCCCGAGCACGCACAAgtgagcttgctcgcaggctaaacctgACTTCAATGGTGATTCTCAATCTAAAAACTGATTCACGTTTGGTTTTTAcactaaattgaaaaaaagagagagaagagaaaaagatgaTTTATAGACAATGTTTACACATACACGTCAAATTACCTCCTCTTTTCCAGTTGAATCCTTTCTTGTGGTTCTCCTTTCGCTGACCTGAACAAAACAATTCAACACAATGTTGATAACAGCAGAGCATGCATGACATGCAGGCAAGATTCATGCATGCAGTGCAATGCATGCAAAATTTAGAGGGGCTAAacataatttttattaaaaagtttttttactATTCATAATTTTTATTCGATTCATAATTTAGACAACTAAGGTGAAAGATCACTTAATCATTtcataaatataaaatataagcTTTACTGGCTTATAAAATAACTTGCATGGTATCTAATTTTCATCAGGTTTGATttcataaaaattgaaaaaatgtcctacagtaaaataaaatctATAAGAATCACCCCTACAACATATGCTGTATCTCTGCATGTTCTGTAAAATCACACTACTAAGTAGCTATTTACATAGTGTTCTTTAATATTATCcatataaaatatgaaaaagtgTTCTTACTCCATTTGAATCAACGACAGTCACACtagaaaatgatgatgatgaggaggatgAACGTGGAACATGCTCTAATATTTGGCCTTTGTCTTTTTGGTCCAGAATGTCATCTAAGCTTCGTGTTCCCATTTCAACTTCACTGTCAAGATCTGAAGGATCACgaacaaaattgataataattattttaaatattccaTTCAACAATATCTGAGTAAAATCCTGTTATTTCAAGGGATGCTAATCCAGTTATTTATAAATCCAAAgaataaaaggagaaaagaaaggagcccaaaagtgtgtccgcttttgatttattcacattctttcgtgcAGACTTAATCCAGTCAGcagccagctggaaactgtcctcgacttatgattggttaatgtctgcatgaaagaatgtgagttAACATTAAAGGACCATTACCTccaaaataacaacaacttgCACAGGAAACAGGTTTAGCTGGTTTGTATGGAATGCCGTTTGtatcaaaaatacttcttaccATATGTAAACCTTAacattaaatatataaaacattttgctttatgaataaaacttcttaattttagtATTAAGGTTATAGTGCACAATTAAAACttattacaaaatatataaaacttgttgaaaaatataaaacttttcacgatatatAAAACTTATCAGTACATAaaacttgtcacgcaatcctGAAAGGTGCAGGGGCAGTTGCTTGGCAACGGGTTGGTTCGCAGTCTCTTTTTTAGTCCTCCATCATGGCGGATGATTTTACAAGCATTTTGCGCGATGAATTCAAACGATTTATTGAGGAACTTCCCTACGAAGAGTTGAGGCAACGTATTTTTACAGAAGAATTAGAAGTTGCGGATCGGTTACTTGCCCTTTCAGGAAGGATTTGACGCgaatttgtgtttttccttCGCATCTTCATCTTAGAGGCTCAGAACTGTGATATGGTTCGGGTTGGCACCGAAAACTATTGTCATCACGGTCTTCCTCACGCCAATTTACGCGCTCTCTATACCTCTCAGTTAGACCTTCGTACCATTTTAGGAGTTGTTTGATCAGCTCAGTTATGTCCTCACTGTTATCACAGTTCCGAGCCTCTAAGATGCaaaggaaaaacacaaattcGCGGCAAATCCTTTCTTGAAGGGCAAGTAACCGATCCGCAACTTCTAATTCTTCTGTAAAAGTACTTTGCCTCAACTCCTCGTGGGGAAGTTCTTCGATAAATCGTTTGAATTCATCGCgcaaaatgcatgtaaaatCATCCGCCAAGATGGAGGACTAAAAAAGAGACTGCGAACCAACCCTTTGCCAAGCAACCGCCCCTGAACCTTTCaggattgcgtgacaagttttatatactgacaagttttatatatcgtggaaagttttttatttttcaacaagttttatatattttgtaacaagTTTTAATTGTGCACTATAACCTTAATactaaaattaagaagttttattcataaagcaaaatgttttatatatttaatgtaaaggtTTACATATGGtaaaaagtatttttgataCAAACGGCATTCCATACGTTTGAGTCATACATGTAGCAATACTACTACACCGTAATAgtctcaaaacaaaattaactgtttgtATTTAATACCTCTGTCAATATGTTCATCAGGACTACTCATATTCCCACCAAATGGTCCTCTCCACAAGCCACCAAACTGTGAAAATCACCACATCCATATAAGCAACACTATAGTGCAATAGTAATTTGTAAACACTAGATCACTTCTGAATTATTATCGACAATAAATATATCTTATTCACTTGTAGCCGCGAGGTCTTTATTGGGAGAAACTTTGCCCGAGGTCTTGAGTACCACTGGACGCTCTAGGCCTAGGGAGGTAATCAGACCAAGGGACACCGTGTTTTACAGCCATTTATTATTTCTTCAATATATTTCTCTGCTTTTATTTGGCTTTACATACAGGTGAGCATGTTTTGAgctgaaaaataatattttgaattCAGACCTGCTAAcccccaaaaaaggaaaatctggagactcatgaaaaaaaaatttggagatTCTACAAAAGGTAGTGAGATTCTGATTCTATTTTTTCCCTATCAAGGATCTAAATGAACCCTATTTCCATTGGGGGGATTAAATTTTACCTTACTTTATTTATGGCAGAattgtgagagttggcaggtctatgaatgaataataaaaaattttgttggatCTAGCTTTTGCATGGCATGAAGATGTACGTCTCTGAGGGTGTTGTCAGCCAAGAAAGATAACTCCCTCTGAGATTTGCATAATTCATGGTGATTATCCTTTTGAAAGCAGAATCCAGTAATTACTACTACATTAAAAGACCACTTCAGTCAAGAGTGGAAGCTGTGTTTTCTATGGAGTGTGGGCTTGATTTGATCAAGTTGTAAATTAGGTAAATAAAATGAAGAGGTTTTGAACATAGTTTATTGGTCTCTGAGGTTCTCTTTTAAGTGGGTGCCTGAAGCTTTATAGTGGTTAAGCATTTGGATTAGTAACCAGGAAGACACAGGTACAACTTCAGTTAAGAGAACTTGGGATCATTTTCTTGTAGTTACActcgactcctgataactcgaaccctggCTAACTCGAAGTTTTTACCTTGTGCTAACTCAAAGCAAAATCAATTTCCCCTTGTTTTCCTTCATAcgtttactgtaattttaccctctgtaactcgaaccctcaatAACTCGCACCTCCTGCCAACtggaagtaatttttgtttcccctcagatcatttttgtacaattttaCATCCGATAATTCGAAACATGTTTTGAGCGCTTAAAAAGTTGAGGAAAAACAGTGTAGtagcgtccgaaacattgaatttcccattgacgtgttgtgggcatatagtttactagtgaaggctgatgttgtttgtcacgaATATAATGtgaacagctttacttctcaaaacagtaaaaagcaTGCTCTATTTGGGCtattttttgttacattttgttctgatttgtaatctagaagtatctctCAAATTTCAATTAACATTTCTACAagtaaatgtgattaaaatgtacactgtacagtaaacaatggtttttttttcttacttctaGCTATTTTATTTGAGCTCCCAataacttgaacttttttccatttcccttgaaggttcagGCTAtcaggagtcaactgtatttGCATCGTTGACTGAATAAACATTATTCTCATTAATTCAATTTGTTATAAGGAAAAACACAGGGCATCACACTAGGCAACCTTCTTAAAGCAAGATCTGAACATTCTTTGCTTTCCTGTTCATTACGTCCCTCCCAGCTCCAGATAATACTGGTAAACGCTTGATTCAAACAATTTTACACCAAAAATTCCACTTACGATTGATAAGGGAGGAAACATGGAAAAACCTCCTGACTGGCTGTCTTCATGCTGAAAACAATATCATCAAAATTAATGCATAGTGAGGGTTAAGTAGGATATAACAAAGTAGCTAATACATGCAGACTGAAGCGGTGACATCTGCCTATGTACTTCATTGGAACAGCTAAATTTGGATCAGTTAAAGCCCCAAGATGCCTAACCTTGTATTGCAATCTTGAAAATTAtctgacattaattttttattattcattcaaaatgtcaacaccatttctgattggctcaaagccCTCGGCTAATTTTTCATAACCAACTggcattgaccaaatttggaatatgGAAGCAATACACCATCGATTTGATGGTATACTGACTTGGAAACAAGGTTGACCAAAGGTATATTTGCACGCATTTTCCAATTAATATGGTATGGATCAAGCATGGCCACATAGCTGTTTATTAACGagtgaactaaaaaagaaaaaagctttaCTGGTATTCGAAAAGGAAATTCCTGTAGCTCAATATTTAACTAAAACTGAACAGAAGAATGCAAGAATATGAGAAACAAATTGCTCAATGGATGTTttctactttttgaggagtatccGCAAACAAAGCAtctgtttatatcctgaaaccgtgccgagaaataggccaaagttttgCAGAAAGTCTAAGGGGAGGTAAGCTTGTTAAGGACTTAGAACTAttctgaatgaataataaaacaataaacataattgaattcggctttctcagtatgtgaagaattatgcagatcttggTGGATGTTATTCATCTTGGCATAAATCTTCACAtactactcagcctcattcaataattactACTTATATGTGTATAATGCCATCATAAACATTCCCCAATATTACACTATGGAAAATGCCATTATGTTGCCAGCCATTTATGTTACTGGTGTCAACGGTGAATGGTAACACACCATGACATCCATCAgattaaaacaacaacttaaacATTTAATCATACATGAGGCATCCCTAAATGACACAAGAGTGTCTTACAAAATAACTATCCATGTATCAACAAAAATTACAACGAAAGAAATAGATTAACCCAATTATTTGATGGTGGCCTCGTGCACAAAATGACCGGGTCCCCATGTGCATGCTGGCAATGACAAAGAGAAACCCCCTGGCATGGGAAGACAAGCTGTTACACTGGTACAGGGACAGTTTAAGTTGGTAAACatcatttttgttattaatcTGGGCCAAGGACTGAGAAAATGGAACTCTTTCTCTTAAGAGCCAATAAGTCTCTTGTTGGCACCTTAATATCCATAAGCCAGTGACATACACAAACTAGCACTATATATGAAAGTTTATCTGTAGTGACACAGATAAGACCCATGGGAAAGGGTTTCAATTAATCATCTGCTTATGATCATTAATTACTGGATTAATTATATAACTGTTAGTTAATCCGATATTGTCAGCAAAACTTTTatcctttaatttttatgaactGTCCAGTTAAGGATTAATTTGGATAGTTTGAGAGAGGGCTTCCCTTTACAAATAGGCAAACTGTccaaattaagaaaaattgGACAGCtggtctgagccaatcaaatgccaGAAAATACAATAGGCAATGCAAACTAGCAATCATCACAAAGACCCTGTGACAAcatgccaaaaaaaatttttgttggcTGAGGGCGGTTTGTTGGCGAACATTCTTTCTTGTTGGCTTCTTAATTGTTGCTTTGAATGTCGTTTTGTTTTACTGCCGTTTTGTTTAATTGGCTTCTTGTCTGTcctcggaatttttttcatccaatATTGTTATTTTCAAATTGGACAGCATGTAGTCCTCTGACATACACAAATAGTCTATTTTACCTGATGTCCATGAAAGTTCTCACTCTCTGGTCGTCTTAACATTCTGTCCCTGAGAGACTCTGAGTGATTAGGATTGCTTTCCTGTGGCATATCTGAGGGTGAGTGAGGTGGGAGGTCGGATGTCAGGGGACCTggcaataaaatattatcaaaTATAAGTAAAGAGTTTGGACAGCATTGGTACAAAATCAGCTTGTCCAAAGGGCATGACAGTTTCAATGTACTAGCTTAAAATTGaagtatattaattttatttaatttatttatagtATTTCTCtattaaaaatttaacaaactTTGCTAGCTCATCATCATAACCCTATCATTTTTTTAGTCCCAGGCCACTAATTAACAAACATTATTATATTACTGAGATGTGTGATCTTAGTGCCATAATATTAGAATAAATTATGCAATAGGAGTGTAATATTTGAGAACTTGAACGATGTTGCAATAAATATGTGCATGCATTACTCAAAGCAGTATTAGTGGTTAGGAACTTTGTTTTCAAAGTCAACCATATTCTGTTTCACATGTCAGTGATTACAAAAATAATACTATGAATATACTGAGAACTAAAATAGtgaaaaaaactcaaaatacAATGAACATACCTTGGCTTAATCCTATTTAACATTTAAACCTAAACAATTGAACAGAAATAATGCCAAAAACCTTGGATAGAATGATTGAGATCAAAGGGAAATCCCCTAAAGAAGTTCTGAAACATCTGCTCAAACTCCTGTAGGAAATCTCCCTGATTTAAGAGGAAGTCGTCACTGTGTTTTTTGTGCTCTGGAAATCCAAACCTCACTGTCCATTCCTCAACATCAGTAGGTGGTTGCTGTTGCAAAGGATGATAATGCCTCTCCCCGTAAAGGTTGTCAAAATCCTCTTGAATATTTCTGTTAGGGTTCATAAGAAATGAGGTGATGAGtttattaacaaaataataatttccagtattattaatttaaataaataaagattagtGTGACTTTAAGGAAAACAACATTTTCACGTAATACTGTCATgctatacatatatatttttttgggggggagggatTGGGGGAGGAGTGGGTTGTGGAAATGTCTCAGTTAAAAATAATGCcaatagtccagtttcaaatttaaaattaccgctgaatacaaacattaactacacatttatacagggttagcctcgacatTGTCAGAAATTCTAGCAAGtgagtgtttgaaatttgaatatacacaatagacagagtaataaatatgtatttttcttgttggaatttgtgaatagattacttcagatggaggctaaacctgtaaaaaatgcgtcttcacttctttaattgaGCGGTCATAGTGAACTTTGTCTCTTGTTTTTATAAGGCTAAGTTTATACAtctttagtatttaccaaatcagagaatagcaatttttgcttgttttgattggctcccttGACTtggaatatccttggctattcactgttttgcgaccaGAGCCAAGA encodes:
- the LOC140936983 gene encoding uncharacterized protein isoform X2; translated protein: MVNLSDIFRSVFGLPKERLGPNDLPRNIQEDFDNLYGERHYHPLQQQPPTDVEEWTVRFGFPEHKKHSDDFLLNQGDFLQEFEQMFQNFFRGFPFDLNHSIQGPLTSDLPPHSPSDMPQESNPNHSESLRDRMLRRPESENFHGHQFGGLWRGPFGGNMSSPDEHIDRDLDSEVEMGTRSLDDILDQKDKGQILEHVPRSSSSSSSFSSVTVVDSNGVSERRTTRKDSTGKEEVTVTRKIGDQTHTFTRRRDESGNEETREDLVNIDDGDLEKFNEKWHSKRQGKHTHLSDGNSSSSRDTPLSSIYESVLEQFFPRR
- the LOC140936983 gene encoding uncharacterized protein isoform X1, giving the protein MVNLSDIFRSVFGLPKERLGPNDLPRNIQEDFDNLYGERHYHPLQQQPPTDVEEWTVRFGFPEHKKHSDDFLLNQGDFLQEFEQMFQNFFRGFPFDLNHSIQGPLTSDLPPHSPSDMPQESNPNHSESLRDRMLRRPESENFHGHQHEDSQSGGFSMFPPLSIFGGLWRGPFGGNMSSPDEHIDRDLDSEVEMGTRSLDDILDQKDKGQILEHVPRSSSSSSSFSSVTVVDSNGVSERRTTRKDSTGKEEVTVTRKIGDQTHTFTRRRDESGNEETREDLVNIDDGDLEKFNEKWHSKRQGKHTHLSDGNSSSSRDTPLSSIYESVLEQFFPRR